One Mus musculus strain C57BL/6J chromosome X, GRCm38.p6 C57BL/6J DNA window includes the following coding sequences:
- the Gpr82 gene encoding probable G-protein coupled receptor 82 — MTNNSTCIQPSVISTTALPVTYIFLFIIGLFGNSLAQWVFLTKIGKKTSTHIYLANLVTANLLVCTAMPFMGIYFLRGFYWKYQSVQCRLVNFLGTLSMHVSMFVSLLILSWIAISRYATLMKKESKQEATSCYERMFYGHVLKRFRQPNFARTMCIYIWGVVLVIIIPVTLYYSVVEATEEGQSQCYNRQMELGARPSQIAGLIGTTFIGFSFLVVVTSYYSLVSHLRRVRTCTSITEKDLTYRSVKRHLLIIQVLLVVCFLPYSIFKPIFYVLHQREGDCQQLNYLIEAKNILTCLASARSSTDPIIFLLLDKTFKKTLYGLLTKS; from the coding sequence ATGACTAATAACTCGACATGCATTCAACCATCCGTGATTTCTACCACAGCTTTACCGGTCACTTAcatctttttgtttattattggTCTCTTTGGAAACTCACTTGCTCAGTGggtatttttaacaaaaataggTAAGAAAACATCAACACATATCTACTTGGCAAATCTTGTGACTGCAAACTTACTTGTGTGCACTGCTATGCCTTTCATGGGTATATATTTCTTGAGAGGTTTTTATTGGAAATATCAATCTGTACAATGCAGACTGGTCAATTTTTTGGGAACTCTTTCTATGCATGTAAGTATGTTTGTCAGCCTCTTAATTTTAAGCTGGATTGCCATAAGCCGCTATGCTACCTTAATGAAAAAGGAGTCCAAGCAAGAGGCCACCTCATGCTACGAGAGAATGTTTTATGGTCACGTACTGAAAAGATTTCGCCAGCCCAACTTTGCCAGAAcaatgtgtatttacatatggGGAGTTGTGCTTGTCATAATTATTCCAGTTACCCTATACTACTCAGTAGTCGAGGCTACAGAAGAAGGACAGAGCCAGTGCTACAATCGGCAGATGGAACTGGGAGCCAGACCTTCTCAGATTGCGGGTCTCATTGGAACCACATTTATTGGATTCTCCTTTTTAGTAGTAGTGACATCATACTATTCTCTTGTCAGCCATCTGCGAAGAGTAAGGACCTGTACCTCCATTACCGAGAAAGATTTGACCTACAGATCTGTGAAAAGACACCTTTTGATCATCCAGGTCCTCCTAGTAGTTTGCTTTCTTCCATATAGTATTTTTAAACCCATTTTTTATGTTCTGCACCAGAGAGAAGGAGACTGTCAGCAGCTGAATTATTTAATAGAAGCAAAAAACATCCTCACTTGTCTTGCATCAGCCAGAAGTAGTACAGACCccattatatttcttttattagataaaaCATTCAAGAAGACACTATATGGTCTCCTTACAAAATCTTAA